One window of Akkermansia biwaensis genomic DNA carries:
- a CDS encoding metal-dependent transcriptional regulator, with protein MSNSLEDYIEAVRNIELEKGCATVGEIAEALNVKKPSVSLAMKQLKERGLVEYTQYSPIVLTKSGRHEADRVISCHTMVKEFLMTVLHMEEPRADEVACGIEHIMSLEEISRFQLLTDHVRKCGK; from the coding sequence TTGAGTAACAGCTTGGAAGACTATATTGAAGCCGTGCGCAATATTGAACTGGAAAAAGGATGTGCCACCGTCGGGGAGATTGCGGAGGCCCTGAACGTGAAAAAACCGTCCGTCTCCCTGGCCATGAAGCAGTTGAAGGAACGTGGCTTAGTGGAATATACGCAGTATTCTCCCATTGTCTTGACCAAATCCGGCCGCCATGAAGCCGACCGCGTGATCTCCTGCCATACCATGGTCAAGGAATTCTTGATGACGGTGCTTCATATGGAAGAACCGCGCGCGGATGAAGTGGCCTGCGGCATTGAGCACATCATGTCTCTGGAGGAAATTTCCAGATTCCAGTTGCTCACGGACCATGTCCGGAAATGCGGGAAGTGA
- a CDS encoding carbohydrate porin: MKKSYMIPALFACSGLCMAGTASVATPAAAPAVEEAEGKGSILDDIDLFGDEYGDESTPIPNDALTRALTDLHKGAYEKAGFQFLLEQAFLYTKGHHAAPNEETSGSSQSWYKLHAQAGLQLFKSGRHQGTWIKSELSGSVALNRHTHRTTLDDSWGASGPANCDVFEDGYFYLPELLVSQGFLDGRLVIMGGMINQTNYFDANTYANTTFGQFGGAPFVNNQVLPLGDSNFGFVGQYQFNDNWFLQIGGNMMDNEPRRNPFHNTTGKSFNLLGEIGWTHEKAFGIGTGTYRLQPFMFHAAGRNHGGVAFNLEQDLGSSPFALFARAGWSSAESGNICGAEAQASAGVVFKKPLEVMTGMKEADGNFFGVGFSVSKPDSDTLAETRPGHDREMILECTYSFSITPYCLIQPSYQYVKNPSGRDDVNSANILSVQCVITF, encoded by the coding sequence ATGAAGAAAAGCTACATGATACCCGCCCTGTTCGCCTGCTCCGGCTTGTGCATGGCCGGTACGGCATCCGTAGCCACTCCCGCCGCCGCTCCGGCCGTGGAGGAGGCTGAAGGCAAAGGGTCCATTTTGGACGATATCGATCTGTTCGGAGACGAGTACGGCGACGAAAGCACGCCCATCCCGAACGATGCGCTCACCCGTGCCCTCACGGATCTGCACAAGGGAGCTTATGAAAAGGCGGGATTCCAGTTCCTGCTGGAACAGGCGTTCCTCTATACCAAGGGCCATCACGCCGCCCCCAATGAAGAGACTTCCGGTTCCAGCCAGAGCTGGTACAAGCTGCACGCCCAGGCCGGGCTGCAATTGTTCAAGTCCGGCCGCCACCAGGGCACCTGGATCAAGAGTGAGCTTTCCGGCTCCGTGGCCCTCAACAGGCACACCCACCGCACCACCCTGGACGATTCCTGGGGAGCTAGCGGCCCGGCCAATTGCGACGTTTTTGAAGACGGTTATTTCTACCTGCCGGAACTGCTCGTTTCCCAGGGTTTCCTGGACGGCCGGCTCGTCATCATGGGCGGCATGATCAACCAGACCAACTACTTTGACGCCAACACGTATGCCAACACTACCTTCGGCCAGTTCGGCGGGGCTCCCTTCGTCAACAACCAGGTGCTTCCGCTGGGCGACTCCAACTTCGGTTTCGTGGGCCAGTACCAGTTCAATGACAACTGGTTCCTCCAGATAGGCGGCAACATGATGGACAATGAGCCGCGGCGCAACCCCTTCCACAACACGACGGGAAAATCCTTCAACCTGCTTGGCGAAATCGGCTGGACGCATGAAAAGGCCTTCGGCATCGGCACCGGTACCTACCGTCTGCAGCCCTTCATGTTCCACGCTGCCGGCAGGAACCACGGCGGCGTGGCGTTCAACCTGGAACAGGACCTGGGCAGCAGCCCCTTCGCCCTGTTCGCCCGCGCCGGGTGGAGCAGTGCGGAATCAGGCAACATCTGCGGGGCGGAAGCCCAGGCTTCCGCCGGGGTGGTGTTCAAGAAACCGCTTGAAGTCATGACCGGTATGAAAGAGGCGGACGGCAACTTCTTCGGCGTCGGTTTTTCCGTAAGCAAGCCGGATTCCGATACGCTTGCGGAAACGCGTCCGGGACACGACCGGGAAATGATTCTGGAATGCACGTACAGCTTTTCCATCACGCCGTACTGCCTGATCCAGCCCTCCTACCAGTACGTGAAGAATCCCTCTGGGCGGGATGACGTCAATTCCGCCAACATCCTTTCCGTTCAGTGCGTGATTACTTTTTAG